Proteins encoded by one window of Lathyrus oleraceus cultivar Zhongwan6 chromosome 1, CAAS_Psat_ZW6_1.0, whole genome shotgun sequence:
- the LOC127099543 gene encoding triosephosphate isomerase, cytosolic-like, which produces MGKKFFVDGNWKRNGTTKEVKKIVGTLNEDKVPREDVVEVAVSPPYVFLPFVKSLLRSDFHVAAQNSWVHKGGAYTREICVEMLVNLDIPWVILEHSERRQLLNETNEFVGDKVAYALSLGRKVIACIGETLEQREAGTTFNVVSEQTKAIADKVSNWDNVVSAYEPVWAIGTGKVASPAQTKRSASISTIGPSSYAT; this is translated from the coding sequence ATGGGTAAAAAGTTCTTTGTTGACGGTAACTGGAAACGCAATGGAACCACTAAAGAGGTGAAGAAAATTGTGGGTACTTTGAACGAAGATAAAGTCCCCAGAGAAGATGTTGTTGAAGTTGCTGTGAGCCCTCCTTATGTGTTCCTTCCCTTTGTGAAAAGCTTACTTCGCTCTGACTTCCATGTTGCTGCTCAAAACAGTTGGGTTCACAAAGGTGGTGCTTATACCAGGGAGATTTGCGTTGAAATGCTTGTAAATTTGGATATCCCTTGGGTTATTCTCGAGCACTCTGAGCGAAGACAGCTTCTAAATGAAACAAATGAGTTTGTGGGTGACAAAGTTGCATATGCACTCTCACTAGGGAGGAAAGTTATCGCCTGCATAGGGGAGACTCTTGAACAGCGTGAAGCTGGTACTACTTTTAATGTTGTTTCTGAGCAAACAAAGGCAATTGCAGACAAAGTATCAAATTGGGATAATGTTGTTTCGGCCTATGAGCCAGTTTGGGCCATTGGAACAGGAAAGGTTGCATCTCCTGCTCAAACTAAAAGGTCCGCATCCATTTCCACCATCGGACCATCCAGCTACGCGACTTAG